A window of Prolixibacter sp. SD074 contains these coding sequences:
- a CDS encoding FKBP-type peptidyl-prolyl cis-trans isomerase: MKRRGLNFLLLVVVLGVGFVSCSKTSRQKARELEVELRDKYIAKYYPDAQPTPSGLYVIKEQDAPAGADSIAYGDQVKVFYTGNLIEGTDSTGVHDGYVFDTSGNFEPFTFTVGAGSVISGWEEAILQMKEGEKAVWIIPSTLGYSGTPQSGVPAYSTLVFHVTVHKVIKNSSDPVIIERQF, translated from the coding sequence ATGAAACGTAGGGGATTAAATTTTCTATTACTGGTTGTTGTGTTGGGTGTGGGGTTTGTTTCCTGCAGTAAGACAAGCCGCCAAAAAGCCAGGGAATTGGAAGTGGAATTACGGGATAAATACATAGCTAAGTATTATCCGGATGCACAACCAACCCCCTCAGGACTTTATGTCATCAAAGAACAAGATGCTCCGGCGGGTGCCGATTCGATTGCTTATGGTGATCAGGTAAAGGTATTTTATACCGGAAATTTGATTGAAGGTACAGATTCAACCGGAGTTCATGATGGTTATGTATTTGATACTTCTGGCAATTTTGAACCATTCACTTTTACAGTTGGCGCCGGCTCTGTAATTTCAGGCTGGGAAGAAGCCATCCTGCAGATGAAAGAAGGGGAAAAAGCGGTGTGGATTATTCCATCAACTCTGGGATATAGCGGAACACCTCAATCTGGTGTCCCCGCTTATTCGACGCTTGTGTTCCATGTCACGGTCCATAAAGTGATAAAGAACAGTTCCGATCCGGTGATAATCGAACGACAATTTTAA
- a CDS encoding NUDIX domain-containing protein yields MTRTELIKKLLPGFIPLFVFILADEIWGTQVGIAVAVGVGLIELIATGIKERRLEKFVLIDTALLVVLSLISILLDNDIFFKLKPALIELILCAVLGVSAFGKLNIVQMMAGRYMKDVSFNEQQKVQMQRNLRNMFWIFLVHTGLIVFAAFYMSEAAWAFISGGLFYIIFAVYFVIEWFRNKRHQGETPVVAEDEEWLPVVDEEGKVIGKAPRHACHSGQKILHPVVHLHVVNPKGHIYLQKRPENKLVQPGKWDTAVGGHISFGESVETALKREAYEEIGLTGFQARPVASYKWETEVEAELVYSYLSYDYKKIHLHSDEVTEGKFWSRAQIEKNLGKDIFTPNFEFEFKMMNQLRDQNSALA; encoded by the coding sequence GTGACGCGCACCGAGCTCATCAAAAAACTGTTGCCGGGTTTTATCCCGCTTTTTGTTTTTATCCTTGCGGATGAAATTTGGGGAACGCAGGTTGGTATTGCAGTAGCTGTAGGCGTCGGACTTATCGAATTAATAGCAACCGGAATCAAAGAGCGCCGGCTCGAAAAGTTTGTGCTTATTGATACGGCTTTGCTGGTGGTCCTTTCGCTGATTTCCATTCTGCTCGACAACGATATCTTCTTCAAACTGAAGCCCGCATTGATCGAACTGATTCTTTGTGCTGTTTTGGGTGTTTCGGCCTTTGGTAAATTGAATATCGTTCAGATGATGGCCGGGCGTTACATGAAGGATGTTTCGTTTAACGAGCAGCAAAAGGTGCAGATGCAGCGGAATCTCCGGAACATGTTTTGGATTTTCCTGGTGCATACCGGACTGATTGTTTTCGCTGCCTTTTACATGAGCGAAGCAGCCTGGGCGTTCATTAGCGGCGGGTTGTTTTACATTATTTTTGCTGTCTATTTTGTGATTGAATGGTTTCGCAACAAGCGCCACCAGGGAGAAACGCCGGTTGTTGCCGAAGACGAGGAATGGTTGCCGGTGGTTGATGAGGAAGGGAAAGTGATTGGGAAAGCACCCCGGCATGCTTGTCACAGCGGTCAAAAGATTTTGCATCCGGTTGTTCATCTTCATGTTGTTAATCCGAAGGGGCATATTTACCTGCAGAAAAGGCCGGAAAATAAATTGGTACAGCCCGGTAAATGGGATACCGCTGTTGGCGGTCATATTTCTTTCGGTGAATCTGTCGAAACAGCCTTGAAGCGCGAGGCATATGAGGAAATTGGTTTGACCGGTTTTCAGGCGCGCCCGGTGGCCAGTTACAAATGGGAGACCGAAGTTGAAGCCGAGCTGGTGTACAGTTACCTCTCATATGATTACAAGAAAATCCATTTGCATTCAGACGAAGTCACCGAAGGGAAATTCTGGAGTCGCGCTCAGATTGAGAAGAATCTTGGTAAAGATATATTTACACCTAACTTCGAGTTTGAGTTTAAAATGATGAATCAATTGCGTGACCAAAACAGCGCATTGGCTTAG
- a CDS encoding SAM-dependent methyltransferase, with protein MLIPKVAKKVTTAQHWAGKKNILVGTDNGINNQGESPVSQIASNQPAKILFFATFAQMGKIANLYLIPTTLGDTGPGNVVPATLVETVRSLRYFIVENVRTARRYLKMLDRDIDIDALEFMELNKHTDRKQLERFLYPVLNGNDTGIISEAGCPGVADPGAEVVKLAHEKDIRVIPMVGPSSILLSLMASGMNGQNFAFVGYLPIPKGERQRAIKDLERRSANEHQTQIFIEAPYRNMKLLEDILQACHDQTRLCIAADITLESEYIRTQTISEWKKGVPELHKRPAIFLLHKD; from the coding sequence ATGCTGATTCCAAAAGTAGCAAAAAAAGTAACCACGGCGCAACATTGGGCCGGTAAGAAAAACATCCTGGTTGGAACCGATAACGGTATAAATAACCAAGGCGAATCCCCGGTTAGTCAAATTGCATCAAACCAGCCGGCAAAAATATTGTTTTTCGCTACCTTTGCTCAGATGGGAAAAATAGCAAATCTCTACCTCATACCAACGACGCTTGGCGACACCGGGCCCGGCAATGTCGTTCCCGCCACGCTCGTTGAAACCGTGCGGTCTCTTCGTTATTTTATCGTTGAAAACGTTCGTACGGCACGCCGCTATCTGAAAATGCTGGATCGCGATATCGACATTGATGCGCTGGAGTTTATGGAACTGAACAAACATACCGACCGGAAACAGTTAGAACGTTTCCTATATCCCGTTTTAAACGGAAACGATACCGGCATTATATCGGAAGCCGGTTGTCCCGGGGTGGCCGATCCCGGTGCTGAGGTAGTTAAACTGGCTCATGAGAAAGACATTCGCGTCATTCCCATGGTCGGGCCTTCATCTATCCTGCTTTCGCTGATGGCTTCCGGGATGAACGGGCAGAACTTCGCCTTTGTGGGTTATCTCCCCATCCCGAAAGGAGAACGGCAACGAGCCATTAAAGATTTAGAGCGCCGTTCGGCAAATGAACACCAAACACAGATTTTCATCGAGGCCCCTTACCGCAACATGAAACTGCTCGAAGATATTTTGCAGGCCTGCCACGACCAAACACGGCTTTGCATCGCTGCTGACATTACGCTGGAAAGTGAATACATCCGGACGCAAACCATTTCGGAATGGAAAAAAGGAGTGCCTGAATTGCACAAACGGCCAGCCATCTTTCTCCTTCATAAAGACTAA
- a CDS encoding MBL fold metallo-hydrolase: MKITLLGTGTSQGVPVIACNCEVCRSTDSRDKRLRSSVMIEDKGTCVVIDAGPDFRQQMLREKVHNIDAILLTHEHADHIFGLDDIRSFNWVRKAPMDIYCEARVDKNLRIIFDYVFSEEKYPGIPQMNLVPINGDALSIGALDIVPVRVFHHRLPVYGFRVGKFAYLTDFSTIADEELEKLEGVEVLVIDALRKEPHISHLSLGEAIDIVGKIHPRKAYITHISHQMGLHSEVKKELPEGVELGFDGEVLEID; the protein is encoded by the coding sequence ATGAAAATAACATTACTTGGGACCGGGACTTCGCAGGGAGTACCGGTGATTGCATGCAATTGTGAAGTGTGCCGTTCGACTGATTCACGGGATAAACGACTGAGGAGTTCTGTCATGATTGAAGACAAGGGAACTTGTGTGGTAATTGATGCCGGTCCCGACTTCCGGCAGCAAATGCTACGTGAAAAGGTCCATAACATCGATGCTATTTTGCTGACGCATGAACACGCCGACCATATTTTCGGACTGGATGATATTCGCAGTTTCAACTGGGTTCGAAAAGCGCCGATGGATATTTATTGCGAAGCTCGTGTTGATAAGAACTTACGGATCATCTTTGACTATGTTTTCAGCGAAGAAAAATATCCTGGCATTCCGCAAATGAACCTGGTTCCTATCAATGGCGATGCTCTGAGTATTGGGGCTTTGGATATCGTTCCGGTCCGTGTTTTTCATCACCGGTTGCCGGTTTATGGTTTTCGTGTGGGGAAATTTGCCTACCTCACTGATTTCAGTACGATTGCTGACGAAGAACTGGAAAAACTGGAAGGGGTAGAAGTCCTGGTCATAGATGCCTTGCGGAAAGAACCGCACATTTCGCACCTGAGCCTGGGCGAAGCCATTGATATCGTCGGGAAAATTCATCCGCGCAAAGCGTACATCACACACATCAGTCACCAAATGGGCCTGCACAGCGAAGTGAAGAAAGAGTTGCCGGAAGGAGTGGAGCTGGGGTTCGACGGAGAGGTGCTGGAAATCGATTGA
- a CDS encoding acyloxyacyl hydrolase gives MRRCITHKINWWKKIALSGIILFISDVVWAEGATYNTVPACKADTTARFRNVPQKPHSLLHQIGVEIDPNCILPTNSFLNGENVSGQPYKKSFSAHLKYSFRFDPRSAFSQIYGKPYQGVGLSLYTFGDKTYLGNPAALYLFQGAQISQFTRRLSLNYEWNFGLSFGWQPYNRENNPYNTVIGSKLNAYINGGVYLNWMLSPKFDLIGGVSFTHFSNANTKYPNAGLNTTGLKTGLIYRVNGAHSPSLPGTYRPLVPSFPRHVSYDLVFFGSWRWKGVAAGEIQVLAPYKYTVLGFSFAPMYNFGYKLRAGLSVDGVYDGSANIYTVDVTNNSWSGASLSRPEPPSQVFAFITPPFDRQWSVGISGRVEYVMPYFSINLGTGVNVLNNVGDLKSFYQLLALKIAVTRSSFIHIGYNLKDFHEPNYLMLGIGFRFHNKYPRLHR, from the coding sequence ATGAGACGGTGTATAACGCATAAAATAAACTGGTGGAAGAAAATAGCTCTCTCCGGCATCATTCTTTTCATTTCTGATGTTGTTTGGGCCGAAGGGGCAACCTACAATACCGTCCCGGCTTGCAAAGCCGATACGACCGCTCGCTTTCGCAACGTTCCCCAAAAACCACATAGCCTTCTCCACCAAATTGGCGTCGAAATTGATCCGAATTGCATTTTACCAACCAATTCTTTTCTGAATGGTGAAAATGTGAGCGGCCAACCCTACAAAAAATCGTTCTCGGCACATCTGAAATATTCATTCCGATTCGATCCCCGCTCGGCTTTCAGCCAGATTTACGGAAAACCCTACCAGGGAGTCGGACTCTCCTTGTACACCTTTGGCGATAAAACGTATTTGGGAAACCCGGCGGCACTATACCTGTTTCAGGGAGCGCAGATAAGCCAGTTCACCCGGAGGCTCTCGCTTAATTATGAATGGAATTTCGGATTATCGTTCGGGTGGCAACCTTACAACAGGGAAAACAATCCGTACAACACCGTGATTGGCTCAAAACTCAATGCTTACATCAATGGCGGCGTGTACTTAAACTGGATGCTTTCTCCAAAATTCGATCTGATCGGCGGGGTCTCATTCACTCATTTTTCCAACGCAAACACAAAGTATCCCAACGCCGGACTGAATACCACGGGATTGAAAACGGGACTGATCTATCGTGTAAACGGGGCTCATTCTCCTTCTCTTCCGGGAACATATCGACCGCTTGTTCCTTCATTTCCACGCCATGTTAGTTATGATTTGGTTTTTTTCGGCTCATGGCGCTGGAAAGGGGTGGCAGCCGGTGAGATACAGGTTCTCGCACCATATAAATACACTGTACTGGGCTTTAGTTTTGCCCCCATGTACAATTTCGGATACAAACTCAGGGCCGGGCTGTCGGTCGACGGTGTGTACGATGGCAGCGCCAATATCTATACTGTAGATGTCACCAACAACTCATGGTCCGGAGCTTCATTGTCCCGTCCCGAGCCGCCGTCTCAAGTGTTCGCATTCATCACTCCCCCCTTTGACCGGCAATGGTCGGTGGGAATTTCCGGACGGGTTGAGTATGTAATGCCCTACTTCTCCATTAACCTGGGTACAGGCGTGAATGTACTGAACAATGTGGGTGACCTCAAATCGTTTTACCAGTTGCTGGCACTAAAAATTGCTGTTACCCGCAGCTCATTTATTCATATTGGATACAATCTGAAAGACTTTCATGAGCCCAACTACCTGATGCTGGGCATTGGTTTCCGTTTTCATAACAAATATCCCCGCTTACACCGCTGA
- the rimK gene encoding 30S ribosomal protein S6--L-glutamate ligase, which produces MKIGLLASDPNLYSNQRILEAGESRGHEMHFLNIRHCYMKLDATNPEIHYRGGRILNDLDAVIPRIRPSQTFYGCALTRQFEALKIFTLNSASAISQSRDKLFSLQLLLQNGLEIPTTGFANSPLDTSDLIKMVGGSPLIVKLLEGTQGKGVVLTETKKAAESVINAFKSLHANILVQEFVKEANGKDIRCFVIDGKVVASIQREAAPGEFRANLHQGGTASVVKVTPEEKRIAIKAAKTMNLKVAGVDIIRSAKGPLLLEINSSPGLEGIESATNKDVAGKMIAAIEKHVGWKTER; this is translated from the coding sequence CTGAAAATCGGACTGCTGGCTTCCGACCCAAACCTGTACAGCAACCAGCGTATCCTGGAAGCGGGCGAATCACGCGGCCATGAAATGCACTTCCTGAATATCCGGCATTGTTATATGAAGCTGGATGCTACCAACCCGGAAATTCACTACCGCGGAGGACGGATTTTGAATGATTTGGATGCCGTTATTCCGCGTATCCGCCCCAGCCAGACTTTCTATGGATGTGCTTTGACGAGGCAGTTCGAAGCGTTGAAGATTTTTACGCTCAATTCGGCGTCAGCTATCAGCCAGTCGCGCGATAAGCTTTTCTCGCTGCAGTTGCTGTTGCAAAACGGTTTGGAGATTCCTACCACAGGTTTTGCCAATTCACCGCTCGACACATCCGATTTGATTAAAATGGTAGGCGGCTCGCCACTGATTGTGAAATTGCTGGAGGGAACGCAGGGCAAAGGAGTCGTTCTTACCGAGACGAAGAAGGCTGCCGAGAGCGTCATCAATGCATTCAAGAGCCTACATGCCAACATCCTCGTGCAGGAGTTTGTCAAGGAAGCCAATGGGAAAGATATCCGCTGCTTTGTGATCGATGGCAAAGTAGTGGCCTCCATTCAACGGGAAGCAGCGCCAGGCGAGTTCCGGGCCAACCTGCACCAGGGCGGAACAGCTTCAGTGGTAAAAGTAACGCCTGAAGAAAAGCGCATCGCCATCAAAGCAGCCAAAACCATGAACCTGAAAGTAGCAGGCGTGGATATCATTCGTTCGGCAAAGGGACCATTATTATTGGAAATCAATTCGTCGCCCGGACTGGAAGGTATCGAATCGGCAACCAACAAGGACGTGGCCGGGAAAATGATTGCCGCCATTGAAAAACACGTGGGCTGGAAAACGGAAAGGTAA
- a CDS encoding DUF2891 domain-containing protein, with protein sequence MRKIILLLLFPASFIYPASGQTPVIPELTPGKAAQFADLVLKNADKIYPNKISHTMNGPQDAQTPNRLHPAFYGCFDWHSAVHGHWLLVRLLKMYPNLPQRKQVIDVLSRHFTPENIQTEIAYFQAPGRESFERPYGWGWLLKLQAELLTWDEPNGKQWAKALAPLADEIVQRYYFYLPGLYYPIRRGVHENTALGLLLALDYAKVTRDSTFGNLLKERALFYYGDDKNIPGGWEPGGDDFLSPSLIEADLMLRVLDREAFQDWFRYFMPRIPESLQKPAVVSDRQDPKGVHLDGLNLSRAWCMFDIAKTFPPESVMARQLIQLAHQHAADALPHVLSENYVGSHWLATFAVYMYDSMGNKD encoded by the coding sequence ATGAGAAAAATAATTTTACTCCTGCTGTTTCCGGCAAGTTTTATCTACCCGGCAAGCGGACAAACGCCGGTGATCCCGGAGTTAACCCCGGGAAAAGCCGCTCAATTTGCCGACCTGGTATTGAAGAATGCCGATAAAATTTACCCGAATAAAATCAGTCATACCATGAACGGGCCCCAGGATGCACAAACACCTAACCGGTTGCATCCGGCTTTTTACGGTTGTTTCGACTGGCACTCGGCCGTGCACGGACATTGGTTGTTGGTCCGTTTGTTGAAAATGTATCCCAATTTACCTCAGCGGAAACAGGTTATCGATGTGCTGAGCCGGCATTTTACCCCGGAAAATATACAAACCGAGATAGCCTATTTTCAGGCTCCCGGACGCGAAAGTTTCGAGCGGCCTTACGGATGGGGCTGGTTGCTCAAGCTTCAGGCAGAGTTATTGACCTGGGATGAGCCAAACGGAAAACAGTGGGCGAAGGCACTGGCTCCGCTGGCAGATGAAATCGTTCAGCGATATTATTTTTACCTGCCGGGATTGTATTATCCCATCCGGAGGGGTGTCCATGAAAATACAGCGTTGGGGCTGCTGCTGGCACTCGATTATGCCAAAGTAACCCGGGATTCGACATTTGGGAACTTACTGAAAGAAAGAGCGCTGTTTTATTATGGCGACGATAAAAACATTCCGGGAGGGTGGGAGCCGGGAGGAGACGATTTTCTTTCGCCATCGCTCATCGAAGCGGATTTGATGTTGCGCGTTCTCGACAGGGAAGCATTTCAGGATTGGTTCAGATATTTTATGCCACGCATACCGGAATCGCTGCAAAAACCAGCAGTTGTGAGTGATCGGCAGGATCCGAAAGGTGTTCATCTTGATGGACTGAACCTTAGCCGGGCATGGTGCATGTTCGATATTGCCAAAACATTTCCTCCGGAAAGTGTAATGGCCAGGCAGTTGATTCAATTGGCGCACCAACATGCTGCCGATGCCTTGCCACATGTGTTGTCGGAAAACTATGTTGGTTCACACTGGTTGGCCACTTTTGCTGTTTACATGTACGATTCGATGGGAAATAAGGATTAG
- a CDS encoding tetratricopeptide repeat protein produces MKKYQFRISLIILLLGASGLVEAQDVDIAQLQHKAVSNDPVAQFTLATYYEAGHGITRNPKAARYWYFKSAEGEYEKAEYRLSQLYQFGKLGLSQNVDSSRYWQKKAGYDGNLDAQKELYHHFDKEQPEREAALYWMRRCAQNGDSVYMYLLAKAYADKEFGEKDADTQSYDWYEKSAEAGYRLAQTEMGNIYLMGIGREKDYGQAMDWFKKAAAQNEHAALYNIGTMYEKGQGVEKNHRRALSYYKKASENGDVVAKFYIAMNYVLGDVARRNLKLAAKYFNEYYGEAKSEFLKSETLKYWKRYKLDDFLDKNEERNINNKKEKRADNPRKTLLF; encoded by the coding sequence ATGAAAAAATATCAGTTCAGAATAAGTCTCATTATTTTACTTCTTGGGGCAAGTGGGTTAGTAGAAGCTCAGGATGTCGATATTGCACAACTTCAGCATAAAGCTGTTTCCAATGATCCGGTAGCCCAATTTACGCTGGCAACGTACTACGAAGCAGGCCATGGAATAACCCGAAACCCTAAAGCTGCGAGGTATTGGTATTTCAAATCGGCAGAGGGAGAATATGAAAAGGCAGAATACCGGTTAAGTCAATTATATCAATTCGGAAAACTGGGCCTTTCGCAAAATGTTGATAGTTCGCGATACTGGCAAAAGAAGGCCGGATATGACGGAAACCTGGATGCACAAAAGGAGTTATATCATCATTTCGACAAAGAACAGCCTGAAAGAGAAGCTGCTCTTTACTGGATGAGGAGATGTGCCCAAAACGGAGACAGCGTGTACATGTATTTGTTGGCCAAAGCTTATGCTGATAAGGAATTTGGTGAGAAAGACGCAGATACCCAATCATATGACTGGTATGAGAAATCTGCTGAGGCTGGATATCGGTTGGCGCAAACTGAGATGGGAAATATCTACCTGATGGGTATCGGTCGGGAAAAAGACTATGGACAGGCCATGGATTGGTTCAAGAAAGCAGCTGCACAAAATGAACATGCTGCATTGTACAATATTGGTACCATGTATGAAAAAGGGCAGGGCGTGGAGAAGAATCACAGAAGAGCGCTTAGTTATTATAAGAAAGCCAGTGAAAATGGAGACGTGGTGGCCAAATTTTATATCGCTATGAATTATGTGCTGGGCGATGTTGCACGGAGAAATCTTAAACTGGCGGCTAAGTATTTCAACGAATATTACGGCGAAGCCAAGAGTGAATTCCTGAAAAGTGAAACGTTAAAATATTGGAAACGCTATAAGCTGGATGACTTTTTGGATAAAAACGAAGAGCGTAACATTAATAACAAAAAAGAAAAAAGGGCTGACAACCCTCGGAAGACATTACTGTTTTGA
- a CDS encoding LacI family DNA-binding transcriptional regulator — protein MNQSITIKDIAQLLGLSKSTVSRALKDHPDISPETKRAVKEIAERLHYKPNHVAISLRHHKSRMIGLLVPNISYFFFPSVIEGIEEIVHQHGYQLMILQSNESYDREVNSIDTMLANNVEGILASVSRKTEDFSHFKNVIGLDIPIVFFDRVPEDIKADMVLVDDIRGTYDGVKHLLKTGRKRIAICIGHPNLLISKNRLKGYKMALHEAGMEINDEYIISGQSIVEVENATHQLLNQDTPPDGIFAISDLTMTGIMKSIYANQLQIPNDIAVIGFCEEPFSTMYNPPLSTIQPMGFEIGKMATEVLFSRIQAEHSLMITPEIHNITTKMVIRGST, from the coding sequence ATGAATCAGAGTATTACGATCAAAGACATCGCACAACTCCTGGGATTATCCAAATCAACGGTCAGCAGGGCACTGAAAGACCACCCTGACATTAGCCCTGAAACCAAACGAGCCGTTAAGGAAATCGCTGAAAGGCTGCACTACAAACCCAACCATGTGGCCATTTCGCTGCGCCACCACAAAAGCCGGATGATTGGTTTGCTGGTTCCCAATATCTCCTACTTCTTTTTCCCGTCGGTTATCGAGGGCATCGAAGAAATTGTGCATCAGCACGGCTACCAGCTGATGATTCTCCAATCAAATGAATCATACGATCGGGAAGTCAACAGCATTGATACCATGCTGGCCAATAACGTGGAAGGTATTCTGGCTTCGGTTTCCCGGAAAACGGAAGATTTCAGCCATTTCAAAAATGTGATTGGCCTTGATATCCCCATTGTATTCTTCGACCGTGTTCCCGAAGACATAAAAGCTGATATGGTTCTGGTGGATGACATCCGCGGAACCTACGACGGAGTAAAACACTTACTGAAAACCGGAAGAAAGCGTATTGCCATTTGTATTGGTCACCCCAATCTGCTAATCAGTAAAAACAGGCTGAAAGGATACAAGATGGCTTTGCATGAAGCCGGAATGGAAATTAACGACGAATACATTATTTCCGGACAGTCAATTGTTGAAGTGGAGAATGCAACCCATCAGTTATTGAATCAGGATACGCCACCCGATGGAATTTTTGCCATTAGTGATCTGACCATGACGGGCATAATGAAATCCATCTACGCAAACCAACTCCAAATCCCAAATGATATTGCCGTCATTGGCTTCTGTGAAGAACCATTTAGTACGATGTATAATCCGCCACTATCAACCATTCAACCAATGGGCTTTGAGATTGGTAAAATGGCCACTGAAGTGTTGTTTAGCCGTATCCAGGCGGAACATAGCTTGATGATAACGCCCGAAATTCACAACATTACCACTAAAATGGTCATCAGGGGGTCAACCTGA